A DNA window from Gigantopelta aegis isolate Gae_Host chromosome 4, Gae_host_genome, whole genome shotgun sequence contains the following coding sequences:
- the LOC121370959 gene encoding protein max-like isoform X3, with the protein MSDEDRDVDVESDAEKRAHHNALERKRRDHIKESFHSLRDAVPSLHGEKVHNQISRAQILKKAADYIQFMRRKNHSHQQDIDDLKRQNGILEQQIRALEKSRTTGQFVSQPSGAVNPKGGQISAFDGGSESESSDMEDAARSRNKKIKVEPS; encoded by the exons GCAGAAAAGCGAGCCCATCATAATGCTTTGGAAAGGAAGAGACGTGACCACATCAAGGAGAGTTTTCACAGTTTGCGAGATGCAGTCCCGTCTTTGCATGGCgaaaaggtacat AATCAAATTTCAAGGGCTCAGATACTAAAGAAAGCTGCAGACTATATTCAGTTCATGAGGCGGAAAAACCACAGTCACCAGCAAGATATAGACGACCTGAAGAGACAGAACGGTATTTTAGAACAACAGA TTCGAGCCCTGGAAAAGTCGCGGACAACTGGTCAGTTTGTGTCCCAGCCCTCGGGGGCAGTTAACCCAAAAGGTGGTCAGATCTCGGCATTTGATGGCGGTTCCGAATCTGAGAGCTCCGACATGGAGGATGCAGCTCGTAGcaggaataaaaaaataaaagtagaaCCCAGCTGA